The following proteins are co-located in the Schistocerca nitens isolate TAMUIC-IGC-003100 chromosome 2, iqSchNite1.1, whole genome shotgun sequence genome:
- the LOC126237338 gene encoding uncharacterized protein LOC126237338 — MRATVAALVLCLAVSKCTSQTTEPVPPSTGLPPPEPTGTDLPPPEPTGTDLPPPEPTGTDLPPPEPTGTDAPPPEPTGSEQPPPPPSTEAPAPPAEPTTAPPASPPQRTPAGGRGRRPSGDRFGFGPGFGTGFFPGFRQRFPSFNTGFFPGFNGIFPGIRPGFFPGFGR, encoded by the coding sequence GTGTCCAAGTGCACCAGCCAAACAACAGAGCCAGTTCCGCCATCGACTGGTCTGCCGCCCCCTGAGCCGACTGGTACTGACCTGCCACCGCCAGAACCCACTGGCACTGACCTGCCGCCGCCAGAACCCACTGGCACCGACCTGCCACCGCCAGAACCTACTGGCACTGACGCGCCACCGCCAGAACCAACTGGCAGCGAGCAGCCACCACCTCCTCCCAGTACTGAGGCCCCCGCACCTCCCGCAGAGCCGACGACGGCGCCTCCAGCTTCTCCCCCACAGAGAACCCCTGCTGGTGGGCGCGGCCGCCGTCCATCTGGTGACCGCTTTGGCTTTGGGCCAGGTTTCGGCACCGGCTTCTTCCCAGGATTCCGCCAGCGCTTTCCTTCCTTCAACACTGGATTCTTCCCAGGATTCAATGGCATATTTCCAGGCATCAGGCCGGGTTTCTTTCCTGGCTTTGGACGCTAA